A genome region from Spirochaetota bacterium includes the following:
- a CDS encoding pyridoxal-dependent decarboxylase — protein MRLAEPSMEHTHTKIPTDLEHLRKLFIMPDSPDKFMQFGYELLDLIHSFFKEKGGIHSEISLPELACLFNNIEIPREPKLLKDILQEIKQKVIKHSVKVGNPYYIGHMTSAIPYFMILLEMIIAALNQNQVKIETAKASTFVEREFIAWIHRLIFQKSASFYKRNIQNHRIALGNVTLDGTLANLTALLVARNKAFPPDERFPGIRKAGVAEAFKYYNIHKAVYIVSQRGHYSIDKVARITGIGDNNVIKIPVDSNNKIDITALRRELQSIDEYNSTHSDKIKVVALIGIAGTTETGNVDDLYTLHKIAAEYNIFFHVDAAWGGSVLLVNKYRHMFKGIEKADSVTFDAHKLLYSPLSMGLILFKNPYDLTNIMHTSNYIIRPDSVDQGRFTVEGSRPFSCLKPWVTLKIFGTTGFEVLFDHAFMLTNTLKELIEKHENFELLNSPELFINNYRFVPQSVRAKIERIMSKLHNADEQVAAKYCKRLKKINDILNQMNIELHRAIRQEDNSFVSRTMLESTRYRKQRIVVLRAITVNPLTTTNILQEIIDEHNKLGLKIYNDFKNRLSRI, from the coding sequence ATGAGATTGGCTGAGCCTTCGATGGAACATACTCATACCAAAATACCTACCGACCTTGAACATCTGCGCAAGCTATTCATAATGCCTGATTCTCCTGATAAATTCATGCAATTTGGCTATGAGCTTCTTGACTTAATTCATTCTTTCTTCAAGGAAAAAGGTGGTATCCACAGTGAGATTTCACTCCCTGAGTTGGCATGTTTATTCAATAATATAGAAATCCCTCGTGAACCCAAGCTTTTAAAGGATATACTTCAGGAGATTAAACAAAAGGTTATAAAGCACTCTGTCAAGGTTGGCAATCCCTACTACATAGGTCACATGACAAGTGCCATTCCGTATTTCATGATTCTGCTTGAGATGATAATTGCAGCCTTAAACCAGAATCAAGTTAAAATTGAGACAGCAAAAGCGTCAACCTTTGTTGAGCGCGAATTTATTGCATGGATTCACAGGCTCATTTTCCAGAAGTCTGCATCATTTTATAAGCGCAATATTCAAAATCACAGGATTGCACTGGGGAATGTGACTCTTGATGGGACACTGGCAAACCTCACAGCTTTGCTTGTTGCCCGCAATAAAGCATTTCCTCCTGATGAACGTTTTCCCGGCATACGCAAAGCAGGCGTAGCAGAAGCATTTAAATATTATAATATCCACAAAGCAGTGTATATTGTCTCGCAGCGTGGGCATTATTCAATTGATAAGGTAGCGCGAATTACCGGTATTGGCGATAATAACGTCATCAAAATTCCCGTGGATAGCAACAACAAAATCGATATAACTGCACTGCGTAGGGAATTGCAGAGTATTGATGAATATAACAGCACGCATTCTGATAAGATTAAGGTTGTTGCCCTGATAGGTATTGCAGGTACAACCGAAACAGGAAATGTTGATGATCTGTACACTTTGCATAAAATAGCTGCTGAATATAATATCTTTTTCCATGTGGATGCAGCATGGGGTGGATCGGTTCTTCTGGTTAACAAATACCGTCATATGTTCAAGGGTATAGAAAAGGCTGATTCAGTAACATTTGATGCGCATAAGCTTTTATATTCTCCATTATCAATGGGTTTAATATTGTTTAAAAACCCCTATGATCTTACTAACATAATGCATACATCCAATTATATTATACGTCCTGATTCAGTTGATCAGGGAAGGTTTACCGTTGAAGGATCGCGTCCGTTTTCATGCCTTAAACCGTGGGTTACATTAAAGATTTTTGGCACCACCGGCTTTGAAGTTCTGTTTGACCATGCGTTTATGCTTACCAATACCTTAAAAGAGCTTATAGAAAAGCATGAAAACTTTGAATTACTCAATAGTCCTGAACTGTTTATCAATAACTATCGGTTTGTGCCTCAGAGTGTCAGGGCAAAAATTGAACGCATAATGAGTAAGCTGCACAATGCGGATGAGCAAGTTGCAGCAAAATATTGCAAGCGCCTAAAAAAGATAAATGATATACTCAACCAAATGAACATCGAACTGCACCGAGCAATACGCCAGGAGGATAACAGCTTTGTTTCTCGTACCATGCTTGAATCAACACGGTATCGCAAACAACGGATTGTTGTCTTAAGGGCTATCACCGTCAATCCATTAACTACCACTAACATTCTTCAAGAAATTATTGACGAACACAATAAGCTTGGTTTAAAGATATATAATGATTTCAAAAACCGGTTATCGCGAATATAA